A window of Haliscomenobacter hydrossis DSM 1100 contains these coding sequences:
- a CDS encoding RNA polymerase sigma factor codes for MDRSAKTVSESALHQEWEEIRAAQGNPALFRPLYERYYESVFRLIHRRTTDMELSGDLCSQVFLKALQKISTYTFQGVPFSAWLFRIAVNEVSQHFRQQQSNRVVSVNDLHLHDLIDEIGSDPEEQELLRRKMMGALENLKTDDMQLIEMRFFEQRSFKEIAEILGMTENNAKVKVHRILERLKRRLSGG; via the coding sequence ATGGATCGGTCTGCTAAGACTGTTTCGGAGTCTGCATTACACCAAGAGTGGGAGGAAATTCGCGCAGCCCAGGGCAACCCGGCACTGTTCCGTCCGTTGTATGAACGTTACTATGAGTCCGTTTTTCGACTGATCCATCGGCGCACGACCGATATGGAACTCTCCGGCGACCTTTGTTCGCAAGTTTTTCTCAAAGCGCTCCAAAAGATTAGTACCTACACCTTTCAGGGGGTGCCCTTTTCGGCATGGCTGTTTCGCATTGCCGTAAATGAGGTAAGCCAGCATTTTCGGCAACAACAAAGCAATCGGGTGGTCAGTGTAAACGACCTGCATTTGCACGATTTGATTGATGAAATCGGATCGGATCCCGAAGAACAGGAGTTGTTGCGCCGCAAAATGATGGGGGCACTGGAAAACCTGAAAACCGACGATATGCAACTGATTGAAATGCGCTTTTTTGAGCAAAGGTCGTTCAAAGAGATTGCCGAAATCCTCGGCATGACGGAGAACAATGCGAAGGTTAAAGTACATCGAATTTTGGAACGCCTTAAACGTAGATTATCGGGAGGATAG
- a CDS encoding DUF4403 family protein: MRSLERLSMLILLASLLACQTQRKIEPPMAIYASEPEEKRSVLHIPIELKISDLEETLNNELQGVLFNDNSFDDGDNMKIKATKLNKIGFKADNTSISFALPLALSIQYNGGIFGTLDATGDISLDLKTEYSIQPDWSIVTKTEISSYRWLRRPTLQMGSINVPIGSLVDLVLNKTRKSIGREIDDVVKDYLGLSRVIQDTWDMMFQPLLVSPEYSAWLQVNPTSIGMTPVGIVNNALSTTIVIEARPLVNIGPRPEDKEAMQLPPLTMYTALAPGMEMYLNTTIAWEEAEKIAKQYVLGETYSSGKRKVTVQDLKLYGTNESKVVVNTRLTGSYNGSIYLNGSPEYDLSANKIKIKDLDFTLDTKNVLMKGGAWMLRSTIKNRIQDNMNFLLKYNLEEMKNMLQAELNNYRLGSGLRMSGNIDRLEIGKLRLGPNGFNIGIEILGNLKVMVEEKKK; this comes from the coding sequence ATGAGATCCCTTGAACGATTGAGCATGCTCATTTTATTGGCCTCTTTACTGGCCTGTCAAACCCAACGTAAAATAGAACCACCTATGGCGATTTACGCGTCTGAGCCGGAGGAGAAACGCTCGGTTTTGCACATTCCGATTGAGCTAAAAATTAGCGATTTGGAAGAAACCCTCAACAACGAATTGCAGGGCGTGTTGTTCAATGACAACTCCTTTGACGATGGGGACAACATGAAAATCAAGGCCACGAAACTGAACAAAATCGGGTTCAAAGCCGACAATACTTCCATCTCTTTTGCGCTGCCCCTGGCGCTCAGCATCCAGTACAACGGGGGGATCTTTGGTACGCTGGATGCCACGGGAGACATTTCACTTGACCTCAAAACGGAATACAGCATTCAGCCCGATTGGTCGATTGTCACCAAAACCGAAATTTCTAGTTACCGCTGGCTCCGACGCCCGACCTTGCAAATGGGCAGCATCAACGTGCCGATCGGTTCTTTGGTGGATTTGGTGCTCAATAAAACCCGTAAGTCCATCGGTCGTGAAATCGACGATGTAGTCAAGGACTACCTGGGCCTGAGCCGGGTGATTCAAGACACCTGGGACATGATGTTTCAGCCCCTGTTGGTATCGCCGGAATACAGCGCCTGGTTGCAAGTCAACCCTACATCCATTGGCATGACGCCGGTGGGGATCGTGAACAATGCCCTTTCCACGACCATTGTCATCGAGGCCAGACCACTGGTCAACATTGGGCCGCGCCCTGAAGACAAAGAGGCTATGCAATTGCCCCCACTCACCATGTATACCGCACTGGCTCCTGGGATGGAAATGTACCTGAACACCACTATAGCCTGGGAAGAAGCCGAAAAAATTGCCAAACAATACGTTCTGGGCGAAACTTATTCTTCGGGCAAGCGCAAAGTCACGGTACAAGACCTCAAACTCTACGGAACGAATGAGAGCAAAGTGGTGGTCAATACCCGCCTGACGGGTAGCTACAACGGCAGCATTTACCTCAACGGGTCGCCGGAATACGACCTCAGCGCCAATAAAATTAAAATCAAAGACCTGGATTTCACCCTTGACACCAAAAATGTTTTGATGAAAGGAGGGGCCTGGATGTTGCGCTCTACCATCAAAAACCGCATTCAGGACAACATGAATTTTTTGCTGAAGTACAACCTGGAAGAAATGAAAAACATGCTCCAGGCCGAACTGAACAATTACCGCCTGGGCTCCGGCCTGCGCATGTCCGGCAACATCGACCGACTGGAGATCGGCAAATTGCGCCTAGGACCGAATGGCTTTAACATTGGGATCGAGATATTGGGGAATTTGAAGGTGATGGTGGAGGAGAAGAAGAAGTGA